One window of Phycisphaeraceae bacterium genomic DNA carries:
- a CDS encoding isocitrate lyase/phosphoenolpyruvate mutase family protein translates to MDTATMSPGARLRELMSRGVVAAPGAFNALCALAVRDAGFQAAYVSGAATSVAAGVPDVGILTLDHFVRVIHESYRASGLPIIADADTGFGESEMVRRTVVEYQRAGAAGLHIEDQVFPKRCGHLDGKKLVPLDHACEKIRAAAETAGESPDPSFIVCARTDARGVDGFDAAVERAAAYLHAGADMIFPEGLTSEDEFARFASLLRSEVEPGMRYFLLANMTEFGKTPMIPLKRFGEIGYSIVIYPVSMLRIAMGAVSRALATLQETGSVEPLLGEMQTREQLYAAIGYKPGVEWKYPMRL, encoded by the coding sequence ATGGACACAGCAACCATGTCTCCCGGGGCCAGACTGCGTGAACTGATGTCCCGTGGCGTTGTCGCGGCACCCGGAGCGTTTAACGCGCTGTGTGCTCTGGCCGTCCGCGATGCCGGGTTCCAGGCCGCATACGTCTCCGGCGCGGCTACGAGTGTGGCAGCCGGCGTGCCCGATGTCGGAATCCTGACACTCGATCACTTTGTGCGTGTGATCCACGAATCGTACCGTGCCAGTGGTCTGCCCATCATCGCCGATGCCGACACCGGGTTTGGCGAGTCGGAGATGGTTCGTCGGACCGTCGTCGAGTATCAGCGTGCCGGTGCCGCCGGGCTGCATATCGAGGACCAGGTCTTTCCCAAGCGATGCGGACACCTCGATGGCAAGAAGCTCGTGCCCCTCGACCACGCCTGCGAGAAGATCCGCGCAGCCGCTGAGACCGCCGGAGAGTCTCCGGATCCATCGTTCATTGTCTGTGCCCGAACCGACGCGCGAGGCGTCGATGGTTTCGATGCCGCAGTGGAGCGTGCCGCGGCGTATCTGCATGCCGGCGCGGACATGATTTTCCCTGAAGGCCTCACGAGTGAAGATGAATTTGCCCGCTTTGCCTCGCTGCTTCGAAGCGAGGTCGAGCCGGGCATGCGATACTTTCTCCTCGCGAACATGACCGAGTTCGGCAAAACACCCATGATTCCGCTGAAGCGGTTTGGAGAAATCGGGTACTCGATTGTCATCTACCCTGTTTCGATGCTGCGTATCGCTATGGGTGCTGTGAGCCGCGCGCTCGCGACACTTCAGGAGACAGGGAGCGTTGAGCCGCTGCTTGGCGAGATGCAGACACGCGAGCAGCTCTACGCCGCAATCGGGTACAAGCCCGGGGTTGAGTGGAAGTATCCGATGCGCTTATGA